From Syngnathus scovelli strain Florida chromosome 14, RoL_Ssco_1.2, whole genome shotgun sequence, one genomic window encodes:
- the LOC125980832 gene encoding apoptosis-stimulating of p53 protein 1 isoform X1: MRGGVDRKGGSRSWAFHASGCLLRSRNKSGTSCMVKSVDEESRAEQKALLQTGQGKGRKGNARKGKARKGKARERKGALCLCLSLCLCLCCAALCCAALRAAGTRTGMLPVILTVYLNDTQQMLTEVPVTPATRVGDVVEYCKEAGEGECHLAEKWNGHERVLPQQLLLLDLLQQWGARRPEVSFYLRHCPSLPRGSQQPLETTWTMEAPEGKNTSIWFPSPAAPTHPHPHPHTPTSCTSMIGPHSTCIKAPRLAETMEWNELDLVQEFTLEGQCSKIKVRSCRITWDSLQVPRVELTLSELQEMATRQQQQIDAHQQMLVAKEQRLRYLQQGGRSNQGQTQSEAEKLQRLKERVESQEAKLKKIRAMRGQVDYSKLINGNLSAEIEHVSSLFQEKQAELQSAVTRVDQLSQQLEDLRNGRLQLHSIASQQGAPNRGAGTKAAPPPPPLSGPAAPAALELRKLYQELQARNRHNLEQSGKLAHNKEVLNKRNAQVTVMDRRIGELRERLHKKRAELSRMNGGGPPSPQNSTTRASGGGGGVSGRVAAVCPYIQAPAEAGCKLLPDASPKWSQVSPTRSLSDENKSGIRKPPSQWKVSDLDTVLSQPNDSCGRPKSPQGDKGNNTNEASWPTVGKHWRSNSAEQHLPCGYGTYPSSGSSSSSSSSSRHHQTAGNHRSTSSLPRSAPGTLGWPRPSAAAAAAAAASSCSTSSSSSSSSSSSSQQIQQGIAVPPDSNQGSQPSPLASQSERTDPPPAVAVRPYVPEHASRPQSPRKGPASMNSSSIYSMYLQQPQAKNYGSLSNRSAATVKAVYGKPILPTSSASPSPLPFLHAGIKTEDKDVGGGGGGGGGGEPGGDGPILPPPSVDNIPRPLSPTKLTPVAHSAQLRYQNDADLEVLRRRLSNAPRPLKKRSSITEPEGPQGPNIQKLLYQRFNTLAGGMEGVSASTFYQPDCLLSDMDAIHSAEGDVEAGEKHAGLSSEDAEVQNLNLDRRRLSPPAAAAAATETATVGEESKKGSPSPQSHLPSTPDKWEDQNNNNKSGSCWAHGVTSRASPSASPPGPPSRPKAKRTNLKKPSSERTGHGLRVKFNPLALLLDASLEGEFDLVQRIIYEVENPSMPNDEGITPLHNAVCAGHHHIVKFLLDFGVNVNAADSDGWTPLHCAASCNSVHLCKMLVESGAAIFAQTISDVETAADKCEEMEEGYTQCSQFLYGEVGCDEQRLGVRVVGLRGPAARRTDLQRGRRPGRTATARRHRDRVVVGSTQRWRGIRSQEPARVISQDQTQTTLPGLSPSSKASLAKKGEKRPLPLTEAREEGGDKQVALAGNKLMLPFESHPTNTTE, translated from the exons aTGAGGGGAGGGGTTGACAGGAAAGGAGGGAGCAGGAGTTGGGCTTTCCATGCATCTGGATGTCTGCTGCGCTCGAGAAACAAGTCCGGGACTTCTTGTATGGTGAAAAGCGTGGACGAGGAGAGCAGAGCGGAGCAGAAGGCTCTTCTTCAAACAGGGCAAGGCAAGGGAAGGAAAGGCAACgcaaggaaaggaaaggcaaggaaaggaaaggcaaGGGAAAGGAAGGGAGCGCTGTGCTTGTGCTtgagcttgtgcttgtgcttgtgctgcgCTGCGCTGTGCTGTGCTGCGCTGCGAGCAGCAGGAACACGAACAGGAATGTTGCCG GTGATCCTGACAGTTTACCTGAACGACACACAACAGATGCTGACCGAGGTCCCGGTTACTCCTGCAACCAGAGTTGGAGATGTGGTGGAATACTGCAAAGAGGCAGGCGAAGGAGAGTGCCACTTAGCTGAAAAATGGAACGGACACG AACGAGTTCTCCCTCAGCAGTTGTTACTCTTGGACCTCCTTCAGCAGTGGGGAGCAAGGAGGCCAGAGGTCAGCTTCTACCTGCGACACTGTCCCTCCTTGCCACGAG GAAGTCAGCAGCCTTTGGAGACAACTTGGACCATGGAAGCTCCAGAGGGCAAGAACACCAGT ATTTGGTTTCCAAGTCCTGCAGCccccacacacccacacccacacccCCACACACCCACAAGCTGTACCTCGATGATTGGGCCGCATTCCACGTGCATT AAAGCACCAAGGCTTGCCGAGACCATGGAGTGGAATGAGCTGGATTTGGTGCAGGAATTTACCCTTGAAGGGCAATGCAGCAAAATCAAAGTCCGCTCCTGCAGGATCACATGGGACAGCCTGCAG GTTCCCCGTGTGGAACTCACCCTGTCTGAGCTCCAGGAAATGGCCACAAGACAACAGCAACAGATCGACGCTCACCAACAGATGTTGGTGGCCAAG GAGCAAAGGCTGCGGTATCTTCAACAGGGAGGCCGATCCAACCAGGGGCAGACACAG TCGGAAGCTGAGAAACTGCAGCGCTTAAAGGAGCGAGTGGAGTCTCAGGAAGCCAAGCTGAAGAAGATTCGAGCCATGAGAGGGCAAGTGGACTACAGCAAACTGATCAATGGGAACCTAT CGGCAGAGATCGAGCACGTGAGCAGCCTGTTTCAGGAGAAGCAGGCTGAGCTGCAGTCTGCCGTGACCCGGGTTGACCAG CTGAGCCAACAGCTGGAGGATCTGAGGAACGGACGCCTGCAGCTGCATTCTATTGCCTCCCAGCAGGGGGCGCCCAACAGAGGCGCTGGAACGAAagcagcgccgccgccgccgccgctctctGGCCCTGCTGCCCCTGCTGCCTTAGAACTGAGGAAGCTCTACCAAGAGCTGCAG GCTCGCAACCGTCACAACCTGGAGCAGagtggcaagctcgcgcacaacAAGGAGGTGCTGAACAAGAGAAATGCTCAGGTGACCGTGATGGATCGACGTATCGGAGAGCTGAGGGAGCGACTGCACAAGAAGAGAGCCGAA TTGAGCCGTATGAATGGCGGAGGCCCTCCTTCTCCTCAAAATTCCACCACTCGagcaagcggcggcggcggcggcgtgtcgGGCCGAGTGGCCGCCGTGTGCCCTTACATCCAAGCTCCGGCCGAGGCGGGCTGCAAGCTGTTACCTGACGCATCCCCCAAATGGTCACAAGTCAGTCCCACGCGCTCCCTTTCGG ACGAGAACAAGAGCGGCATCAGGAAGCCTCCCAGCCAATGGAAAGTGTCGGATTTAGACACGGTCCTGTCGCAGCCAAATGACTCGTGTGGGCGTCCCAAATCTCCCCAGGGGGACAAAGGGAACAACA CTAATGAAGCATCGTGGCCTACCGTTGGTAAACATTGGAGGAGCAACAGTGCAGAACAG caTCTCCCTTGCGGTTACGGCACCTAccccagcagcggcagcagcagcagcagcagcagcagcagccgccacCACCAGACAGCAGGGAATCACCGTTCCACCAGCTCCCTGCCTCGATCGGCTCCCGGCACATTGGGATGGCCTCGACCcagcgctgccgccgccgccgccgctgccgcctcgTCTTGTtcaacctcctcctcctcctcctcctcctcctcctcctcctcacagcAAATCCAACAAGGCATTGCCGTCCCTCCAGATTCAAACCAAG GCTCGCAGCCTTCGCCCTTGGCATCTCAGAGCGAGCGAACGGATCCCCCTCCGGCGGTGGCCGTACGTCCTTACGTACCCGAGCACGCGTCCAGACCGCAGTCTCCTCGAAAGGGCCCCGCCTCCATGAACAGCAGCTCCATCTACAGCATGTACCTTCAGCAGCCTCAGGCCAAGAATTACGGCTCGCTCAGCAACAGGAGCGCCGCCACGGTTAAAGCGG TCTACGGGAAACCCATCCTGCCCACCTCCTCGGCGTCTCCGTCTCCTCTTCCTTTTCTCCACGCAGGAATAAAGACAGAAGACAAGGAcgttggaggaggaggaggaggaggaggaggaggagagcctGGCGGCGATGGGCCAATCCTTCCTCCTCCCAGCGTGGACAACATTCCCCGTCCTCTCAGTCCCACAAAGCTCACTCCAGTTG CCCACTCAGCTCAACTGCGCTACCAGAATGACGCTGATCTGGAAGTTCTCCGCCGTCGTCTCAGCAATGCTCCGCGCCCTCTGAAAAAACGAAGTTCCATTACGGAACCTGAGGGCCCCCAAGGGCCAAACATTCAAAAACTACTGTACCAGAG GTTTAACACTTTGGCAGGAGGCATGGAAGGGGTCTCAG CCAGTACTTTCTACCAGCCCGACTGTCTTTTGAGCGACATGGACGCGATCCACTCGGCCGAGGGGGATGTGGAAGCAGGTGAAAAGCATGCTGGCTTGTCATCAGAGGACGCAGAAGTTCAAAACTTGAACTTGGACCGCCGGCGCTTATCgccccccgccgccgccgccgccgccaccgagaCGGCCACGGTGGGAGAGGAGAGCAAGAAGGGCTCTCCGTCTCCACAAAGCCACCTCCCCTCGACCCCCGATAAATGGGAAGATCAGAACAATAACAATAAGAGCGGTTCTTGTTGGGCCCACGGCGTGACGAGTCGGGCCTCCCCTTCGGCCTCACCGCCTGGCCCGCCTTCAAGGCCCAAG GCGAAGCGAACCAATTTGAAAAAGCCTTCTTCGGAGCGCACGGGCCACGGGCTGAGAGTCAAGTTCAACCCCCTGGCTCTGCTGCTCGATGCGTCCTTAGAAGGAGAGTTTGATCTGGTGCAGAGAATTATCTATGAG GTGGAAAATCCCAGTATGCCAAACGACGAAGGCATTACTCCTCTTCACAACGCTGTGTGTGCTGGCCACCACCACATTGTCAAGTTTCTGCTGGACTTTGGAGTCAATGTCAATGCAGCGGACAGTGATGGATG GACGCCTCTGCACTGCGCCGCTTCGTGTAACAGCGTCCACCTGTGTAAAATGCTGGTGGAATCGGGGGCAGCCATTTTTGCCCAAACAATCAGCGATGTTGAAACGGCAGCAGACAAGTGTGAAGAAATGGAAGAAGGTTACACGCAGTGTTCGCAGTTCCTTTACG GAGAAGTTGGGTGTGATGAACAAAGGCTCGGTGTACGCGTTGTGGGACTACGCGGCCCAGCAGCCCGACGAACTGACCTTCAGCGAGGGCGACGCCCTGGCCGTACTGCGACGGCGCGACGACACCGAGACAGAGTGGTGGTGGGCTCGACTCAACGATGGCGAGGGATACGTTCCCAGGAACCTGCTCGGG TTATATCCCAGGATCAAACCCAGACAACGCTCCCTGGCCTAAGTCCGAGCTCGAAAGCCTCGTTGGCAAAGAAAGGAGAGAAGCGGCCTCTGCCGTTGACGGAGGCGCGAGAGGAaggaggagacaagcaagttgctCTTGCTGGCAACAAACTGATGCTACCATTTGAAAGTCATCCCACAAATACAACCGAATAG
- the LOC125980832 gene encoding apoptosis-stimulating of p53 protein 1 isoform X6, whose amino-acid sequence MRGGVDRKGGSRSWAFHASGCLLRSRNKSGTSCMVKSVDEESRAEQKALLQTGQGKGRKGNARKGKARKGKARERKGALCLCLSLCLCLCCAALCCAALRAAGTRTGMLPVILTVYLNDTQQMLTEVPVTPATRVGDVVEYCKEAGEGECHLAEKWNGHERVLPQQLLLLDLLQQWGARRPEVSFYLRHCPSLPRGSQQPLETTWTMEAPEGKNTSVPRVELTLSELQEMATRQQQQIDAHQQMLVAKEQRLRYLQQGGRSNQGQTQSEAEKLQRLKERVESQEAKLKKIRAMRGQVDYSKLINGNLSAEIEHVSSLFQEKQAELQSAVTRVDQLSQQLEDLRNGRLQLHSIASQQGAPNRGAGTKAAPPPPPLSGPAAPAALELRKLYQELQARNRHNLEQSGKLAHNKEVLNKRNAQVTVMDRRIGELRERLHKKRAELSRMNGGGPPSPQNSTTRASGGGGGVSGRVAAVCPYIQAPAEAGCKLLPDASPKWSQVSPTRSLSDENKSGIRKPPSQWKVSDLDTVLSQPNDSCGRPKSPQGDKGNNTNEASWPTVGKHWRSNSAEQHLPCGYGTYPSSGSSSSSSSSSRHHQTAGNHRSTSSLPRSAPGTLGWPRPSAAAAAAAAASSCSTSSSSSSSSSSSSQQIQQGIAVPPDSNQGSQPSPLASQSERTDPPPAVAVRPYVPEHASRPQSPRKGPASMNSSSIYSMYLQQPQAKNYGSLSNRSAATVKAVYGKPILPTSSASPSPLPFLHAGIKTEDKDVGGGGGGGGGGEPGGDGPILPPPSVDNIPRPLSPTKLTPVAHSAQLRYQNDADLEVLRRRLSNAPRPLKKRSSITEPEGPQGPNIQKLLYQRFNTLAGGMEGVSASTFYQPDCLLSDMDAIHSAEGDVEAGEKHAGLSSEDAEVQNLNLDRRRLSPPAAAAAATETATVGEESKKGSPSPQSHLPSTPDKWEDQNNNNKSGSCWAHGVTSRASPSASPPGPPSRPKAKRTNLKKPSSERTGHGLRVKFNPLALLLDASLEGEFDLVQRIIYEVENPSMPNDEGITPLHNAVCAGHHHIVKFLLDFGVNVNAADSDGWTPLHCAASCNSVHLCKMLVESGAAIFAQTISDVETAADKCEEMEEGYTQCSQFLYGEVGCDEQRLGVRVVGLRGPAARRTDLQRGRRPGRTATARRHRDRVVVGSTQRWRGIRSQEPARVISQDQTQTTLPGLSPSSKASLAKKGEKRPLPLTEAREEGGDKQVALAGNKLMLPFESHPTNTTE is encoded by the exons aTGAGGGGAGGGGTTGACAGGAAAGGAGGGAGCAGGAGTTGGGCTTTCCATGCATCTGGATGTCTGCTGCGCTCGAGAAACAAGTCCGGGACTTCTTGTATGGTGAAAAGCGTGGACGAGGAGAGCAGAGCGGAGCAGAAGGCTCTTCTTCAAACAGGGCAAGGCAAGGGAAGGAAAGGCAACgcaaggaaaggaaaggcaaggaaaggaaaggcaaGGGAAAGGAAGGGAGCGCTGTGCTTGTGCTtgagcttgtgcttgtgcttgtgctgcgCTGCGCTGTGCTGTGCTGCGCTGCGAGCAGCAGGAACACGAACAGGAATGTTGCCG GTGATCCTGACAGTTTACCTGAACGACACACAACAGATGCTGACCGAGGTCCCGGTTACTCCTGCAACCAGAGTTGGAGATGTGGTGGAATACTGCAAAGAGGCAGGCGAAGGAGAGTGCCACTTAGCTGAAAAATGGAACGGACACG AACGAGTTCTCCCTCAGCAGTTGTTACTCTTGGACCTCCTTCAGCAGTGGGGAGCAAGGAGGCCAGAGGTCAGCTTCTACCTGCGACACTGTCCCTCCTTGCCACGAG GAAGTCAGCAGCCTTTGGAGACAACTTGGACCATGGAAGCTCCAGAGGGCAAGAACACCAGT GTTCCCCGTGTGGAACTCACCCTGTCTGAGCTCCAGGAAATGGCCACAAGACAACAGCAACAGATCGACGCTCACCAACAGATGTTGGTGGCCAAG GAGCAAAGGCTGCGGTATCTTCAACAGGGAGGCCGATCCAACCAGGGGCAGACACAG TCGGAAGCTGAGAAACTGCAGCGCTTAAAGGAGCGAGTGGAGTCTCAGGAAGCCAAGCTGAAGAAGATTCGAGCCATGAGAGGGCAAGTGGACTACAGCAAACTGATCAATGGGAACCTAT CGGCAGAGATCGAGCACGTGAGCAGCCTGTTTCAGGAGAAGCAGGCTGAGCTGCAGTCTGCCGTGACCCGGGTTGACCAG CTGAGCCAACAGCTGGAGGATCTGAGGAACGGACGCCTGCAGCTGCATTCTATTGCCTCCCAGCAGGGGGCGCCCAACAGAGGCGCTGGAACGAAagcagcgccgccgccgccgccgctctctGGCCCTGCTGCCCCTGCTGCCTTAGAACTGAGGAAGCTCTACCAAGAGCTGCAG GCTCGCAACCGTCACAACCTGGAGCAGagtggcaagctcgcgcacaacAAGGAGGTGCTGAACAAGAGAAATGCTCAGGTGACCGTGATGGATCGACGTATCGGAGAGCTGAGGGAGCGACTGCACAAGAAGAGAGCCGAA TTGAGCCGTATGAATGGCGGAGGCCCTCCTTCTCCTCAAAATTCCACCACTCGagcaagcggcggcggcggcggcgtgtcgGGCCGAGTGGCCGCCGTGTGCCCTTACATCCAAGCTCCGGCCGAGGCGGGCTGCAAGCTGTTACCTGACGCATCCCCCAAATGGTCACAAGTCAGTCCCACGCGCTCCCTTTCGG ACGAGAACAAGAGCGGCATCAGGAAGCCTCCCAGCCAATGGAAAGTGTCGGATTTAGACACGGTCCTGTCGCAGCCAAATGACTCGTGTGGGCGTCCCAAATCTCCCCAGGGGGACAAAGGGAACAACA CTAATGAAGCATCGTGGCCTACCGTTGGTAAACATTGGAGGAGCAACAGTGCAGAACAG caTCTCCCTTGCGGTTACGGCACCTAccccagcagcggcagcagcagcagcagcagcagcagcagccgccacCACCAGACAGCAGGGAATCACCGTTCCACCAGCTCCCTGCCTCGATCGGCTCCCGGCACATTGGGATGGCCTCGACCcagcgctgccgccgccgccgccgctgccgcctcgTCTTGTtcaacctcctcctcctcctcctcctcctcctcctcctcctcacagcAAATCCAACAAGGCATTGCCGTCCCTCCAGATTCAAACCAAG GCTCGCAGCCTTCGCCCTTGGCATCTCAGAGCGAGCGAACGGATCCCCCTCCGGCGGTGGCCGTACGTCCTTACGTACCCGAGCACGCGTCCAGACCGCAGTCTCCTCGAAAGGGCCCCGCCTCCATGAACAGCAGCTCCATCTACAGCATGTACCTTCAGCAGCCTCAGGCCAAGAATTACGGCTCGCTCAGCAACAGGAGCGCCGCCACGGTTAAAGCGG TCTACGGGAAACCCATCCTGCCCACCTCCTCGGCGTCTCCGTCTCCTCTTCCTTTTCTCCACGCAGGAATAAAGACAGAAGACAAGGAcgttggaggaggaggaggaggaggaggaggaggagagcctGGCGGCGATGGGCCAATCCTTCCTCCTCCCAGCGTGGACAACATTCCCCGTCCTCTCAGTCCCACAAAGCTCACTCCAGTTG CCCACTCAGCTCAACTGCGCTACCAGAATGACGCTGATCTGGAAGTTCTCCGCCGTCGTCTCAGCAATGCTCCGCGCCCTCTGAAAAAACGAAGTTCCATTACGGAACCTGAGGGCCCCCAAGGGCCAAACATTCAAAAACTACTGTACCAGAG GTTTAACACTTTGGCAGGAGGCATGGAAGGGGTCTCAG CCAGTACTTTCTACCAGCCCGACTGTCTTTTGAGCGACATGGACGCGATCCACTCGGCCGAGGGGGATGTGGAAGCAGGTGAAAAGCATGCTGGCTTGTCATCAGAGGACGCAGAAGTTCAAAACTTGAACTTGGACCGCCGGCGCTTATCgccccccgccgccgccgccgccgccaccgagaCGGCCACGGTGGGAGAGGAGAGCAAGAAGGGCTCTCCGTCTCCACAAAGCCACCTCCCCTCGACCCCCGATAAATGGGAAGATCAGAACAATAACAATAAGAGCGGTTCTTGTTGGGCCCACGGCGTGACGAGTCGGGCCTCCCCTTCGGCCTCACCGCCTGGCCCGCCTTCAAGGCCCAAG GCGAAGCGAACCAATTTGAAAAAGCCTTCTTCGGAGCGCACGGGCCACGGGCTGAGAGTCAAGTTCAACCCCCTGGCTCTGCTGCTCGATGCGTCCTTAGAAGGAGAGTTTGATCTGGTGCAGAGAATTATCTATGAG GTGGAAAATCCCAGTATGCCAAACGACGAAGGCATTACTCCTCTTCACAACGCTGTGTGTGCTGGCCACCACCACATTGTCAAGTTTCTGCTGGACTTTGGAGTCAATGTCAATGCAGCGGACAGTGATGGATG GACGCCTCTGCACTGCGCCGCTTCGTGTAACAGCGTCCACCTGTGTAAAATGCTGGTGGAATCGGGGGCAGCCATTTTTGCCCAAACAATCAGCGATGTTGAAACGGCAGCAGACAAGTGTGAAGAAATGGAAGAAGGTTACACGCAGTGTTCGCAGTTCCTTTACG GAGAAGTTGGGTGTGATGAACAAAGGCTCGGTGTACGCGTTGTGGGACTACGCGGCCCAGCAGCCCGACGAACTGACCTTCAGCGAGGGCGACGCCCTGGCCGTACTGCGACGGCGCGACGACACCGAGACAGAGTGGTGGTGGGCTCGACTCAACGATGGCGAGGGATACGTTCCCAGGAACCTGCTCGGG TTATATCCCAGGATCAAACCCAGACAACGCTCCCTGGCCTAAGTCCGAGCTCGAAAGCCTCGTTGGCAAAGAAAGGAGAGAAGCGGCCTCTGCCGTTGACGGAGGCGCGAGAGGAaggaggagacaagcaagttgctCTTGCTGGCAACAAACTGATGCTACCATTTGAAAGTCATCCCACAAATACAACCGAATAG